A region from the Eublepharis macularius isolate TG4126 chromosome 13, MPM_Emac_v1.0, whole genome shotgun sequence genome encodes:
- the DRG1 gene encoding developmentally-regulated GTP-binding protein 1, translating to MSTTLAKIAEIEAEMARTQKNKATAHHLGLLKARLAKLRRELITPKGGGGGGPGEGFDVAKTGDARIGFVGFPSVGKSTLLSNLAGVYSEVAAYEFTTLTTVPGVIRYKGAKIQLLDLPGIIEGAKDGKGRGRQVIAVARTCNLILIVLDVLKPLGHKKIIENELEGFGIRLNSKPPNIGFKKKDKGGINLTATCPQSELDTETVKSILAEYKIHNADVTLRSDVTADDLIDVVEGNRVYIPCIYVLNKIDQISIEELDIIYKVPHCVPISAHHRWNFDDLLEKIWDYLKLVRIYTKPKGQLPDYTSPVVLPYSRTTVEDFCMKIHKNLIKEFKYALVWGSSVKHNPQKVGKDHTMEDEDVIQIVKK from the exons ATGAGCACGACGCTAGCTAAGATCGCCGAGATAGAGGCGGAG ATGGCACGAACGCAAAAGAACAAGGCCACAGCTCACCATCTAGGGCTGCTGAAGGCTCGGCTGGCCAAGCTGCGTCGAGAGCTCATCACCCCaaaaggaggtggaggaggtggtCCAGGGGAAG GTTTTGATGTCGCAAAGACTGGTGATGCTCGCATAGGATttgttggcttcccatcagtgGGAAAATCTACTTTGCTGAGCAACCTCGCTGGAGTGTACTCGGAAGTGGCAGCCTATGAGTTCACCACATTGACAACTGTGCCAGGAGTAATTAGATACAAAGGAGCAAAAATACAG CTTCTTGACCTTCCAGGAATTATTGAGGGTGCCAAAGATGGAAAGGGCAGAGGTCGCCAGGTCATTGCAG TTGCTCGAACCTGCAACCTTATTCTGATAGTTTTGGATGTTCTGAAGCCTTTGGGACATAAGAAGATAATTGAGAATGAGCTGGAGGGTTTTGGAATACGGTTGAACAGCAAACCTCCCAATATCGGCTTTAAGAAAAAGGATAAAGGCGGCATCAACCTGACAGCCACT TGCCCACAGAGTGAGCTGGATACCGAAACAGTGAAGAGCATTTTAGCAGAGTATAAAATTCACAATGCAGATGTCACACTTCGCAGTGATGTTACTGCCGACGACCTCATTGATGTAGTTGAAGGAAACAG AGTCTATATTCCTTGCATTTATGTATTGAACAAAATCGACCAGATCTCCATTGAGGAGCTAGATATAATTTACAAGGTGCCCCACTGTGTTCCAATCTCTGCTCATCACCGGTGGAACTTTGATGACCTATTGGAGAAAATTTGGGACTACCTAAAACTTGTGCGAAT TTACACAAAGCCCAAAGGACAGCTCCCAGATTATACATCCCCAGTGGTATTGCCATATTCCAGGACTACTGTGGAGGATTTCTGCATGAAGATTCACAAAAACCTCATCAAAGAGTTTAAATA TGCACTTGTGTGGGGCTCGTCTGTCAAGCACAATCCACAGAAAGTTGGCAAAGATCATACAATGGAGGATGAAGATGTCATTCAGATAGTAAAGAAGTAA